The Desulfurobacterium indicum genome contains the following window.
AAATAATCTACTTCTTTCAAAATGTTTCTATCCTTTAAAAACGCAAAGAGCGGTGGAACGATACTTGCCTCTATCGGAAGAATGTGGAATATCACTCCTATGAACATTATGAAAAAACCACAGTAGGTTACAGCCTCTCTTTTGTTTAGCTTTTTTTCACACTCTTTTTTCGTGATCTCTATTTTTTTCCTTCCACAGAATAGGGCAAGTCCAAGTATTAGAATAAAGGAGAAAATGAAAAACGGGAAGATTGCTTTCATGAAAGTTGCAGGGTGGAGGTGATAGTAATAATAGATGAATATGTTTTGAGGGTTTCCAAATGGTGTTAAAGCGGAAGCACCGTTTACAGATAGAGCCTCAAGGATAACAAGGAGCATTATCTTTTCTGGAGAGATAGAAAGAGAAAGGGTTAGTGGAACAACGGTGAAGAGCGCCACATCGTTTGTTACAAACATTGAGAGTATTCCAGATAACAGAGTAAGTTTTAAGAATGGATTTCCCTTTTCAAAACGGGATGCTATCTTTGCGAAAAGACCGCTTTTTTCAAGTCCTTTTGTTATTACGAGAAAATTAAAAAGTACAATCAATATTTTTAAATCACCTCTTGTGATTTCGGGCATTCTTTTAAGGAAAAGAGAAGAAATAAGAGTGGCCATTAGGGCTATAAAGAATAACCACTCCTCTTTTACGATCTTAGATATTTTGTCCATTTTGTATCTTCTCAAATAGTTTTTCAGATATCAGGTCAAGATATTTGGCGTTTTCTATACCGTTAATCCATTCTTTTGGTATTGCATCTACACCATTGTAACATCCTGAAAGAGCCCCGGTGAGAAATCCTATTGCGTCGGTGTCGCCTCCAAATTCTCCGTAGGCGTTGACGGCCCTTAAAATGCTTTTTCTGAAATCTTTTCCCCACTTCAGGAATATGTATAGAGAAAGAGCAAAAGGTTCAAGGACAAAATTGCCGTTTCCGAATCTCAAGATAAGTTCGTCCAATTCGTCAATATTTTCTCTTACCGTTGTTATCACCATGTCTATGTAAGATTTTACGATTTCAACCTGAGAGAAAGAATGCAATAGTTCTAACAGGTGCAGTTTCCCATCTTCAATTTCAAGAAATATTCTCTCGCCAGCGATTGTAGATATGGTAACTGCTATTAATCCTGCCGTGTCTATAAGTATCTCATCTTTATAGATAATGGAAGCAATGTGGCTTCCTTCTTGATAGGCATCTTCGCTGTTGTCCCATCTAAAAAGTCCTGCTGCAACTGCGGGAAGAGCTCCATCAATTTCCGTTCCTTTTACTCTTGCTTCGTCTGGCAGAGCGCCGCTTTTGTAGGCGAGGGCGGCATTTATGTGTCCTCCGGCAGGGTATCTGTGATCCTTTTCATTCTTTGCCCAATCTATCAGTTTTTCAATATAAAACTCTTCATCTAACTTTCCCTTTTCTGCATACATCTCAAGCGCTATGAGGAACATTTGAGTTTCATGGGAATACTGCCCTTTTTTGAGGAACGGACAGACAGATAATGGAGAAGGTTCTACAAAATCTGTGATTGCTCCGCCGTAGCTTTTTTTCACCATTCCTCTGTCCATCTCTTCTGTGAGCGTTCCAAGAGCGTCACCTATTGCCCCTCCGAAAACTGTCCCTTTTATTTTTTTAAGAAGCATTTGTTCCTCCATCAAATAGAGTTGATTAAATCCTGAAATGTGAACGTGCTGTGGAATCGCATCTCTTCTCTTTCGTAAGGAAAGTCACTTCTGTAGTGACCGCCTCTGCTTTCTTCTCTTCTCATGGCGCTTATAGCTATGCCAAGTGCCAGTACAGCTCCGTTTTTAACCTCGTAAGATGAATTTGAACGTATCATTCTTCTAAACAGTTCTATTGCTTTTGTCAGTCCACCTCCATCTCTTATAATGCCAGCATACTTCCACAATACCCGTTTAAGGTCTTTCATTGTAAAGTTTTCATCTGTAGTTTTCCTTACAAGAGGTGAAACATTAAAGGGTATTTTTTCAAAGTCAAGGGACAGGAATCTTAAATCTCTGTACATTCCGTAGGCCGTTCTTTCGCCAAATACAATACACTCAAGAAGAGAATTGCTGGCAAGTCTGTTTGCACCGTGAACCCCTGTGCAGGAAGCTTCTCCTATGGCAAATAGTCCTGTAATGTTTGTTCTGCCAAAGGTGTCAACGTTGATGCCGCCTATATAATAGTGGGCAACAGGTGTTATAGGAATAAGATCCTTTTCGGGATCGTATCCGACTTCTTTCAATTTTTCAGTTATAGTTGGAAAACGTTCCTTGATGTTTATGCCCTTTTCCTTTATAGGCCTGAAGTCGAGGAAAACCTTTCCGCCTGTTATCTTCTTTTGGTTTTCAATAGCTCTTGTTACAACATCTCTTGGAGCCAATTCCCAGAGCGGATGGTAATCTCCCATAAATCTTCTGCCGTAAGAGTCAACTATTATTGCTCCTTCACCCCTTACCGATTCCGATATAAGGAAGCATGTGTCATCTTCACAGAATGCTGTTGGATGAAACTGAACAAACTCAAGGTCTCTCAGGACGGCACCGTAGCGGAGAGCCATTGCTATTCCGTCACCTGTTGATGTTGCGGGATTTGTGTTTTTTTCATAAAGTCCGGCCGCTCCCCCTGTTGCTATGGCGGTTACAGGTGCATGTATGGCGTAGTATTTACCGTTTTTTTCAAATATAACGCCGTAACATCTGTTGTCCTTTACTATGAGTTCTTTTACGTTTGCATGTTCAATAATATCTCCTCTATAGCTGTCAAGTAGTGCTCTTTCAACTTCTTCGCCGGTTTTATCCTTGTAATAGACAATTCTTGAAACGGAGTGGGCTGCTTCTTTTGTGAACTTTAAAAGTCCCCTTTCGTCTGTTTCAAAGGTGGCTCCCATTCTTATTAGGTCTATTACCCGTTTTACGCCTTCTTCTACAAGAATAAGGGCAGTTCGTCTATCGACAAGACCTGCTCCGGCTTTTAACGTATCTTCGTAGTGGAGAAGAGGGGAGTCGTCCGGCGGCAGTGCCACAGCTATGCCGCCTTGGGCTAATTTTGTTGAACATGTGTCTGCTGCCTCTTTTGTAAGTATGCAGACATTTAAACCTACCTGAGACAGTTTTGAAGCACAGAAAAGCCCTGCTGCTCCACTTCCTATTACCACTGCATCATACCTTTTTGGAAACTCTTTTATCTCAACGTCTTTAAGTAATTTCATCTTTTACTCCTAATCTATTGTAAGGATAAAAGCGTCCGGGAATAGTTTTTTGATTTCTTCTTTTTTCTCTTGTGCTTTAACATATGTAAGTTCTGGGCCAACAACAACCCTATATAGTCCGTAAGCCATGACGATATCGGCTTTAATGCCTACCTTTCTTACTCTGTCTCTGAAAGCTTTAGCGTTTGGGTATTCTTTAAATGCGGCAAGCTGAACAAAGAAATTGCCTTTTTGATAGTTTTCCGTTACAAAGTGGTGGTCTTCTTTTCTTCCAAGGGCAATTATTTTCACCTTTGCCGTGC
Protein-coding sequences here:
- a CDS encoding ADP-ribosylglycohydrolase family protein, giving the protein MLLKKIKGTVFGGAIGDALGTLTEEMDRGMVKKSYGGAITDFVEPSPLSVCPFLKKGQYSHETQMFLIALEMYAEKGKLDEEFYIEKLIDWAKNEKDHRYPAGGHINAALAYKSGALPDEARVKGTEIDGALPAVAAGLFRWDNSEDAYQEGSHIASIIYKDEILIDTAGLIAVTISTIAGERIFLEIEDGKLHLLELLHSFSQVEIVKSYIDMVITTVRENIDELDELILRFGNGNFVLEPFALSLYIFLKWGKDFRKSILRAVNAYGEFGGDTDAIGFLTGALSGCYNGVDAIPKEWINGIENAKYLDLISEKLFEKIQNGQNI
- a CDS encoding SLC13 family permease, with protein sequence MDKISKIVKEEWLFFIALMATLISSLFLKRMPEITRGDLKILIVLFNFLVITKGLEKSGLFAKIASRFEKGNPFLKLTLLSGILSMFVTNDVALFTVVPLTLSLSISPEKIMLLVILEALSVNGASALTPFGNPQNIFIYYYYHLHPATFMKAIFPFFIFSFILILGLALFCGRKKIEITKKECEKKLNKREAVTYCGFFIMFIGVIFHILPIEASIVPPLFAFLKDRNILKEVDYFLIFTFLAFFGFTSNISSVLKFSLANPHKTLIYSAFLSQIISNVPAALLLGKFTNLWKSLLIGVNVGGFGTLVGSLANLIAFKLFKNKFNNLTRKYLLTFHLVSFLLFFASLMFSLLII
- the nadB gene encoding L-aspartate oxidase: MKLLKDVEIKEFPKRYDAVVIGSGAAGLFCASKLSQVGLNVCILTKEAADTCSTKLAQGGIAVALPPDDSPLLHYEDTLKAGAGLVDRRTALILVEEGVKRVIDLIRMGATFETDERGLLKFTKEAAHSVSRIVYYKDKTGEEVERALLDSYRGDIIEHANVKELIVKDNRCYGVIFEKNGKYYAIHAPVTAIATGGAAGLYEKNTNPATSTGDGIAMALRYGAVLRDLEFVQFHPTAFCEDDTCFLISESVRGEGAIIVDSYGRRFMGDYHPLWELAPRDVVTRAIENQKKITGGKVFLDFRPIKEKGINIKERFPTITEKLKEVGYDPEKDLIPITPVAHYYIGGINVDTFGRTNITGLFAIGEASCTGVHGANRLASNSLLECIVFGERTAYGMYRDLRFLSLDFEKIPFNVSPLVRKTTDENFTMKDLKRVLWKYAGIIRDGGGLTKAIELFRRMIRSNSSYEVKNGAVLALGIAISAMRREESRGGHYRSDFPYEREEMRFHSTFTFQDLINSI